One Enterococcus silesiacus genomic window carries:
- a CDS encoding protein RibT: MLTYYRKEQRKIAMGLLSFHQKLTEYQSQLKEIDMYETEADLHLLFWIPAGEQNIQGIVGIEVETSEAMIIHDISINPSFRGEKVGFDLLNEVVELYPEMKIYGTLATSAYLSKWKEHKS; this comes from the coding sequence ATGTTAACGTATTATCGAAAAGAGCAACGAAAAATTGCAATGGGATTATTAAGCTTCCATCAAAAACTGACTGAATATCAGTCACAGTTGAAAGAAATAGATATGTATGAAACAGAAGCTGATTTGCATTTGCTTTTTTGGATACCTGCGGGCGAACAAAATATTCAGGGGATTGTGGGAATTGAAGTAGAAACGTCTGAAGCAATGATTATACATGATATATCGATCAATCCTTCTTTTAGAGGTGAAAAGGTGGGCTTTGATTTATTAAATGAAGTGGTAGAACTGTACCCAGAAATGAAAATTTACGGGACCTTAGCCACATCTGCTTATTTATCTAAGTGGAAAGAACACAAGTCATGA
- a CDS encoding alpha/beta hydrolase: MNRIVKILIAIVVLVVIVLTGAGMYFYNYAVVPSEKDFLAGGTPGTDVEAKTPQEKWFKDKNNRTYWTMTSKDDLKLKAIYLPADKKTDKNVIMAHGYMGSAETMASFAKMYHDWGYNVLVPDARGHGESEGDYIGFGWPERKDYLQWIDQVLTENGNDAQITLYGISMGGATVMMTSGEKLPKNVKAIVEDCGYSSVNEELAYQLKDMFNLPSFPLVPVTSLITKIRAGYFFGEASSVAQLKKNKVPMLFIHGDADKFVPFEMLDEVYNATDVPKEKLVVKGAAHAKAYTVDPKAYKAKVESFLTQYVD; encoded by the coding sequence ATGAATCGAATCGTAAAAATTTTGATAGCTATAGTCGTATTGGTTGTAATTGTGTTGACGGGAGCTGGGATGTATTTCTACAATTACGCAGTTGTTCCATCAGAAAAAGATTTTCTAGCAGGTGGTACTCCTGGAACAGATGTTGAAGCGAAAACACCACAGGAAAAATGGTTTAAAGACAAAAATAATCGAACCTATTGGACAATGACATCCAAAGACGATTTAAAGCTAAAAGCAATCTATTTACCAGCTGATAAAAAAACAGATAAAAATGTTATTATGGCTCATGGCTATATGGGTAGTGCTGAAACAATGGCCAGTTTTGCTAAAATGTACCATGATTGGGGCTATAATGTTTTAGTGCCGGATGCTAGAGGACATGGAGAAAGTGAAGGAGATTATATTGGTTTTGGTTGGCCAGAGCGAAAAGACTACCTTCAGTGGATCGATCAAGTGCTAACTGAAAACGGTAATGATGCACAAATTACTTTGTACGGTATTAGTATGGGTGGTGCCACAGTGATGATGACAAGTGGCGAGAAGTTGCCGAAAAATGTCAAAGCAATCGTTGAAGATTGTGGCTATTCTAGCGTAAATGAGGAATTAGCTTATCAATTAAAAGATATGTTTAATCTTCCCTCATTTCCATTAGTTCCTGTTACAAGTTTGATCACTAAAATTCGTGCTGGTTATTTCTTCGGGGAAGCAAGCTCAGTTGCGCAACTGAAAAAAAATAAAGTTCCAATGCTATTTATCCATGGTGATGCAGATAAGTTTGTGCCATTTGAAATGTTGGATGAAGTCTATAATGCTACAGATGTACCAAAAGAAAAATTGGTTGTAAAAGGTGCTGCTCATGCAAAAGCCTATACCGTTGATCCAAAAGCGTATAAAGCGAAAGTTGAGAGCTTTTTAACACAATATGTAGATTAA
- a CDS encoding ADP-ribose pyrophosphatase — MEKELSLLVAKLQGIAQTGKKYGKDIFDQERYEELSQVTKELMSILYLNLSNQDLAILVDQDEGYATPKVDIRAVVFNQEGKLLLVKEKSDNAWSLPGGWADIGYSPSEIAEKETLEEAGLTVKAKRLIAVLDKSKHDFPPALTYTYKFFIRCEPQNELLATGVETNDVGYFSLQEIYLLSLSKHRNIIDNFEMIFADYQNEKKTIICD; from the coding sequence ATGGAAAAAGAATTAAGTCTGCTAGTAGCAAAGCTTCAAGGTATTGCACAAACAGGTAAAAAGTATGGAAAAGATATTTTTGATCAAGAACGCTACGAAGAACTATCTCAAGTAACCAAAGAACTAATGAGTATATTGTATCTTAATCTATCAAATCAGGATTTAGCAATTCTTGTTGATCAAGATGAAGGGTACGCTACGCCAAAAGTAGATATTCGAGCAGTTGTCTTCAATCAAGAAGGAAAATTATTATTAGTAAAAGAAAAAAGTGATAACGCTTGGTCTTTGCCAGGCGGCTGGGCTGATATTGGTTATTCACCAAGCGAGATTGCTGAAAAGGAGACCTTAGAAGAAGCGGGTTTAACGGTTAAGGCGAAGAGGCTCATTGCTGTATTGGATAAATCAAAACATGACTTTCCGCCAGCACTGACGTATACTTATAAGTTTTTCATTCGATGTGAACCTCAAAATGAACTATTAGCCACAGGTGTCGAGACCAATGATGTGGGGTACTTTTCACTACAAGAAATTTATTTGCTTTCTCTTTCTAAACATCGAAATATCATTGACAATTTTGAAATGATTTTTGCTGATTATCAAAACGAGAAAAAGACCATAATTTGTGATTAA
- a CDS encoding recombinase XerD — translation MEEQVIDYLHYLQIERGLSLNTRKSYERDLYKYIAFLIEQKIDSWQLIDRYIIMEYLQILHNENNSSATIIRMISSLRGFHQFLRQEQITDHDPMQHIDSPKKAQKLPSTLSVEEVTLLIETPDTTKPLGVRNRTILEVMYATGLRVTELVDLKIGDLHLAMGLLQTIGKGDKERIIPLGDYAIQWIEKYLEEARPFLIKKNQNETHLFVNHHGKPLSRQGVWKNLKQIVQAAGINKNITPHTLRHSFATHLLENGADLRIVQELLGHADISTTQIYTHITKQRMADVYKQHFPRA, via the coding sequence ATGGAAGAACAAGTGATTGACTATCTGCATTACTTACAAATAGAACGCGGGCTTTCTCTTAATACAAGAAAAAGCTATGAACGGGACTTATATAAATATATAGCTTTTCTTATAGAGCAAAAAATCGACTCTTGGCAACTGATTGATCGCTATATTATTATGGAATACCTGCAGATACTACATAATGAGAATAACTCGTCGGCAACAATCATCCGTATGATTTCCAGTTTAAGAGGTTTTCATCAATTTTTACGACAAGAACAAATCACGGATCACGATCCGATGCAGCATATTGATTCACCAAAAAAAGCTCAAAAGCTTCCAAGTACACTTTCAGTTGAAGAAGTTACTTTATTGATCGAAACACCTGATACCACAAAACCTTTAGGGGTAAGAAACCGAACGATTTTAGAAGTCATGTACGCAACTGGTTTGCGAGTGACTGAATTGGTAGACTTGAAAATTGGTGACCTGCATTTAGCAATGGGGTTACTTCAAACAATCGGCAAGGGCGATAAAGAACGTATCATTCCTTTAGGTGATTATGCCATTCAGTGGATCGAAAAGTACTTGGAGGAAGCACGCCCTTTTTTAATTAAAAAAAATCAAAATGAAACGCATTTATTTGTCAATCACCACGGCAAACCTTTGTCTCGTCAAGGGGTTTGGAAAAATTTGAAACAAATCGTTCAAGCGGCTGGAATCAATAAGAATATTACACCGCATACGTTACGGCATAGCTTTGCCACACACCTATTGGAAAATGGTGCTGATTTGAGAATTGTTCAGGAGCTTTTGGGCCATGCTGATATATCTACAACTCAAATCTACACGCATATTACCAAACAGCGAATGGCTGACGTGTATAAACAGCACTTTCCAAGAGCCTAA
- a CDS encoding peptidylprolyl isomerase, whose amino-acid sequence MKTKKFIAATALLATLVLFAACGPNKEKAADSSATSSTETKSSESVDLNSLELPQLSDTVNEDEDLVEMVTTEGTIEIKLFPKQAPKTVENFMTHAKDGYYDNVLFHRVIENFMIQGGDPKGDGTGGESIWNGSFDDEISNQLYNIRGALSMANAGKDEKGNGTNGSQFFIVQNTDDMSDGLLKDDYPEKIIDAYKKGGTPHLDGKHTVFGQVTKGMDVVDKIASAETADQDKPKKDIRIEKINILQEAKK is encoded by the coding sequence ATGAAAACAAAAAAATTCATTGCTGCAACAGCTCTTTTAGCAACATTAGTATTATTTGCAGCTTGTGGACCTAACAAGGAAAAAGCAGCAGATTCTTCTGCTACCTCTTCAACTGAAACAAAATCATCTGAATCGGTTGATTTGAATTCCCTAGAATTACCACAACTATCAGATACTGTTAACGAAGATGAAGATTTAGTTGAGATGGTCACGACTGAAGGAACTATTGAAATCAAACTATTTCCTAAACAAGCACCGAAAACCGTTGAAAACTTTATGACACATGCCAAAGATGGTTATTATGACAATGTTCTTTTCCATCGTGTTATCGAGAATTTTATGATTCAAGGTGGCGATCCTAAGGGGGATGGAACTGGTGGAGAGAGCATTTGGAATGGTTCGTTTGATGATGAAATCTCAAATCAACTTTATAATATCCGTGGTGCATTATCAATGGCCAATGCTGGTAAAGATGAAAAAGGAAATGGTACGAATGGCAGTCAATTCTTTATTGTACAAAATACTGATGACATGTCCGATGGCTTACTAAAAGATGATTATCCAGAAAAAATCATTGATGCTTACAAAAAAGGTGGTACACCCCACTTAGATGGTAAACACACTGTTTTTGGTCAAGTAACAAAAGGGATGGACGTTGTAGATAAAATCGCTTCAGCTGAAACTGCTGATCAAGACAAACCTAAAAAAGACATCCGAATCGAAAAAATCAATATTTTACAAGAAGCAAAAAAATAG
- a CDS encoding segregation and condensation protein A: MQEINVKLDVFEGPLDLLLHLIQKLEIDIYDIPIAAVTEQYMNYIHTMKTLELEIAGEYIVMAATLMAIKSKMLLPKQELEMTEDDEIFDGEDPRDALVAQLLEYRKFKYAAGLLHEKESERSLYYTKEPMDIDEYKDDNPLLTPNQLNTIDLFLAFHAMLEKKKSRQPVETTVAGDDVSIEEKITVISQKMRQIARDTPINFESFFTSYSKQEVVTTFMALLELMKKGVIHVEQEDNYGTILLYNTSEEIESSTEETA, encoded by the coding sequence TTGCAGGAAATTAATGTAAAATTAGATGTATTCGAAGGACCGCTGGATCTTCTTTTGCATTTAATCCAAAAATTGGAGATAGATATTTACGATATCCCGATTGCTGCAGTGACGGAACAGTATATGAACTATATCCATACGATGAAAACGTTGGAGCTAGAGATTGCTGGAGAATATATCGTAATGGCAGCAACCTTGATGGCCATTAAAAGTAAGATGCTTTTGCCCAAACAAGAGTTGGAAATGACAGAAGACGATGAAATCTTTGATGGCGAAGACCCACGGGATGCTTTGGTTGCCCAGTTATTAGAGTATCGTAAATTCAAATATGCAGCGGGCCTTTTACATGAAAAAGAATCGGAAAGAAGTCTGTATTATACAAAAGAACCAATGGATATTGATGAGTATAAGGACGACAATCCTTTACTTACGCCGAATCAATTAAATACGATTGACTTATTCTTAGCGTTTCATGCAATGTTGGAAAAGAAAAAAAGCCGACAACCAGTTGAGACAACAGTTGCGGGTGATGATGTATCGATTGAAGAAAAAATTACAGTAATTTCACAAAAAATGCGACAAATTGCTCGTGATACACCAATAAATTTTGAATCATTTTTCACTTCATATTCTAAGCAAGAGGTTGTTACTACTTTTATGGCTTTGTTGGAATTGATGAAAAAAGGAGTTATTCACGTAGAGCAAGAGGACAATTACGGTACTATTTTATTATACAATACGTCTGAAGAAATTGAATCAAGTACGGAGGAAACAGCGTGA
- the scpB gene encoding segregation and condensation protein B (functions during chromosome segregation; may form a condensin-like structure with SMC and ScpA; forms a homodimer) translates to MTTISQIEAILFVVGEEGIGLEELSYLLELSTAKTYEALTALKERYASDKQAALNILEVGNHFVLSTKKVFAPLLKKYAQSPISNSLSQAALETLSIVAYKQPISRVEVDEIRGVQSAGSMQKLVARQLIEEKGRVDGPGRAILYGTTPYFMDYFGLKSLEELPDIHQMEEEIAEELPLDLFFDRYKELNKEEPTTDTKEAEEEN, encoded by the coding sequence GTGACCACAATCAGTCAAATCGAAGCGATTTTATTTGTTGTTGGTGAAGAAGGAATCGGTTTAGAAGAGTTATCTTATTTACTAGAATTATCCACTGCCAAAACATATGAAGCCTTGACCGCTTTAAAAGAACGCTATGCATCAGATAAACAAGCAGCATTAAATATTTTAGAAGTTGGCAATCATTTTGTCCTATCTACTAAAAAGGTATTTGCACCATTGTTGAAAAAATATGCGCAATCACCGATTTCTAATTCTCTATCTCAAGCAGCTCTTGAGACCTTGTCGATTGTTGCCTATAAGCAACCAATTTCAAGAGTAGAAGTAGATGAAATCAGGGGAGTACAGTCAGCTGGCTCCATGCAAAAATTAGTTGCTCGTCAATTGATTGAAGAAAAGGGGCGAGTAGATGGTCCCGGCAGAGCTATTTTATATGGAACAACACCTTATTTTATGGATTATTTTGGCTTGAAATCTTTAGAAGAGTTGCCGGACATCCATCAAATGGAAGAAGAAATCGCAGAAGAGTTACCTTTAGACCTCTTTTTCGACCGTTACAAAGAATTAAATAAAGAAGAACCAACAACGGATACAAAGGAAGCGG